The Pseudodesulfovibrio sediminis genome includes the window ATGAAAACGAGGCGGTCAAGGCCTTTGCCAGGCGCATTGCCGGTGAGGGGATCTCCTATGATGCGAACCCCGACGAAGGAAAGATCAACTTTATCGCTGAAAAGCCGGGCATGCTTTCCATTGACCTTGACGCGCTTGGCCGTTTCAACCTGTCTCCGGATGTCATGCTCGCCACCCGCCATGACGGGGCGTTGATTCCCGAAGGCAAGGGCGTGGCCGGAACCCGCGCTATCCCGCTCTATATCTCCCGCGACAGATTCAGCCGTGCGCTGACCGCGTTGGGCGAGGGGCCGGTCCTGAACATTCTGCCCATGCGGGCGGCCAAGGTCGGTATTCTTGTTACCGGTACCGAAGTGTTCCAGGGACTTATCGAAGACAAGTTCATTCCGATCATTTCCTCCAAGGTCATCAAGCTTGGCTGCGAAGTCGTCATGAGCGACATCGCTTCTGATGATCGTGCGATGATCACCAGTTCTGCCACGGCCATGCTCGATGCAGGGTGTGATCTCATCATCACCACCGCAGGCATGTCCGTGGACCCGGATGATGTCACGCGGGCCGGTCTGGTCGATGCGGGGCTGACAGATGCGCTGTACGGCGTCCCCATGCTGCCCGGCACCATGACGCTGGTGGGCAAACTGAAGTCAGCGCAAATCATCGGCGTGCCTGCCTGTGCGCTGTTCTACAAGACCACGGCCTTCGACATCGTGCTGCCTCGCCTGCTGGCCAACCAGACGTTGACGCGCAAGGACCTCGCCAGACTTGGTGAGGGCGGATTCTGCATGAATTGCAAGACATGTTCGTTTCCGAAGTGTCCGTTTGGAAAATAGCGGGTAAGTAACGCTGTCGGCATCCGTGCCGAACCATATTTGGCTTGTCAGCAAAACCAGTTGAGCAGTTCATCCGCGAAAGGGTGATCTGCTCAACTGGTTTTGTACCGGTGATCATTGGGTGGGTATGGAGAAGGTACGGCCCGTGTTGTCTGCCGGATGGGCAGGGGGGAGCTGTGGCATGGCGTGATCGCGTGCTTATCGATCAACCACGGATGACATGCGGTCTGTGAAGGTCAATTGTAGGAGTGATAACTATGTTGACTTTGTTTTCGAGAGGGCTTAGATGATAATTCCACACCGTAGAAGTCTGAAATATAAAATGAGGGGGTCGAAATGAAAATAATTAAGTATATTGGAGTAATGGCAATGTTGGTCGCATTGGCCTGGGCGGCTGACAGTCGAGCATTCTTTGGTTTTGACAAATATGAGAGCGTTTCCGCAGACCAGGGCATGGTTACCATCCCGGTCGCTGACATGTCGGATGGAGAAGCGCATTATTACAAGTATGAAACTGCCGGGCGCGTAGTGAAGTTTTTCCTGCTCAAGAGTTCTGACGGGGTCATCCGTGCGGCTTTTGATGCCTGTGACGTGTGCTATCTTGAAAAGAAAGGCTACTCACAGGACGGTGATTTCATGGTCTGCAACAACTGCGGCCAGCGTTTCCATTCATCGCGCATCAACGAAGTGCAGGGCGGGTGCAATCCTTCTCCCCTGAGTCGTATTGACGATGGCTCGGTCGTCAGTATCATG containing:
- a CDS encoding FmdE family protein; translation: MNIGEYTFEEFKQKAKEFHGYPAPGLLIGGYMVAAAKARLPEGTLFEAMVESGKCLPDAVQLLTLCSTGNNWMKVKLLGRYAVSLYDKFSGEGWRVAVDQEKLAQWPEIKGWFMKEKPKAEQDTDKLFAEIKEAGDTICSIKQIKIDPKFLGHGHMTAIDVCPVCGEAYPGNDGSICRGCQGEAPYIEIENVGCSDDAPQLKAVPVEKAVGHKALHDMTGIESGKSKGPITKAGDTLEIGDVCRLQRIGKNSVYLEADLPGDEWVHENEAVKAFARRIAGEGISYDANPDEGKINFIAEKPGMLSIDLDALGRFNLSPDVMLATRHDGALIPEGKGVAGTRAIPLYISRDRFSRALTALGEGPVLNILPMRAAKVGILVTGTEVFQGLIEDKFIPIISSKVIKLGCEVVMSDIASDDRAMITSSATAMLDAGCDLIITTAGMSVDPDDVTRAGLVDAGLTDALYGVPMLPGTMTLVGKLKSAQIIGVPACALFYKTTAFDIVLPRLLANQTLTRKDLARLGEGGFCMNCKTCSFPKCPFGK
- a CDS encoding DUF2318 domain-containing protein, with amino-acid sequence MKIIKYIGVMAMLVALAWAADSRAFFGFDKYESVSADQGMVTIPVADMSDGEAHYYKYETAGRVVKFFLLKSSDGVIRAAFDACDVCYLEKKGYSQDGDFMVCNNCGQRFHSSRINEVQGGCNPSPLSRIDDGSVVSIMESSIIAGSKYF